In a single window of the Magnolia sinica isolate HGM2019 chromosome 7, MsV1, whole genome shotgun sequence genome:
- the LOC131251855 gene encoding disease resistance protein RGA2-like, with protein sequence MVDSLVSLAIEKLAKVLEDEAVLLVGVTNEIKKLSNTFTLIQAVLKDAETRRVKDEAVKKWLENLKDVAYDVDDILDEWMTEALKSQAPDEDGVSCFSKKKVTSFLSPVNCFNHVALRHKIGSRIKEVKGRLDDIEKDKNQLGLKVDSGERERVESEVRRGERETGSLLDQPSVVGREDDKNEVLHLLLRESSGEVNEVPFVISIVGMGGLGKTTLAQLAYNDEEVKRHFEMRMWVCVSEYFNVKQITESIIKSADTEFKGKNLNLDRLQLCLREMLHGKRFLIVLDDIWCEESEKWDRLKPPFQDGASGSRIVVTTRNEKVASAMGGVRIHKLTVLSDDDCWLVFWRRALEHRSAEERSELEAIGKEIVKKCGGLPLAAKTIGSAMRSRTTRNEWELVLESDIWNSHDFLQGILPALLLSYHDLLPALKQCFAYFSIFPKDWVIEKDVTVKLWVAQGFIRSEEIGGRYFNDLLIRSLLQDAELDDDKNIVKCKMHDLVHDLAKSVAGSECSLVDIREQASLNPSNLRHSFLYVSDEEVASIWPTLYKANKLRTLLCDSRIYMPRVPNNLFNHFRHLRALDLSYTSIQKLPGTVGKLKQLRYLDLSLTDIKKLPEGVGKLKQLRYLDLSQAEIEELPEEVSNCVNLQTLKLHYCRQLKKLPKGLGKMINLRHLDLEGTDELKYLPQGIGRLSSLRTITKLIVEGGIEGCKWGEVKQLINHLQGRLQIIGLEKVKSRDEAREAELYKQQDIYAILYEYRGDEALDDDEVNRMEVVLEILKPHTNLKRLKIEGYRGWNLPKWIEDPVFSNLVEVELWSCNKCKQLPGLGKLPSLKSLHIVEMEEVRKVGGEFSGDDNNDGSGGVVSFPKLQTLRFQNMPNWEEWELIGDGECMRSLQELRMDECPKLKELPGNLPPRLRKLILTIGNDGLESGGPLPILPNLNHLVISRNPELTSFPCGWLGQLKALQKLKIWFCSDLRSLPEELQHLSMLQQLEIVFCPLLQQRYREGGEDRDKIAHIPDIRISAPLGGLLKMLYGDVAPRR encoded by the coding sequence ATGGTTGATTCACTGGTCTCGCTTGCCATAGAAAAATTGGCCAAAGTTCTTGAAGATGAGGCGGTTTTGTTGGTGGGTGTCACCAACGAGATCAAAAAGCTTTCCAATACGTTCACCTTGATCCAAGCTGTGCTTAAAGATGCTGAAACTCGGCGAGTGAAGGACGAAGCTGTGAAGAAGTGGTTGGAGAATCTCAAAGACGTGGCCTACGATGTGGATGACATACTAGATGAATGGATGACGGAAGCTCTCAAATCACAAGCACCTGATGAAGATGGTGTGTCCTGTTTCAGTAAGAAGAAGGTAACAAGCTTCCTGTCACCTGTTAACTGCTTCAATCATGTCGCGTTACGCCACAAAATTGGGAGTAGGATAAAGGAGGTGAAGGGTAGATTAGATGATATCGAAAAAGATAAGAACCAATTGGGTCTTAAAGTAGATAgtggggagagggagagagtggagAGTGAAGTGAGGCGGGGAGAGCGAGAGACAGGCTCCCTGCTCGACCAACCGTCAGTTGTCGGCAGAGAAGATGACAAAAATGAAGTCCTGCACTTGTTGCTGAGGGAGAGTAGTGGAGAGGTGAATGAGGTGCCCTTCGTCATTTCTATCGTTGGAATGGGGGGGTTGGGGAAGACCACCCTTGCTCAACTCGCCTATAACGATGAGGAAGTCAAGCGGCATTTTGAGATGAGAATGTGGGTATGCGTTTCTGAATATTTCAATGTGAAACAGATTACAGAATCAATTATAAAATCTGCAGACACTGAGTTTAAGGGCAAAAACTTAAACTTGGATCGATTGCAACTTTGCCTCCGGGAAATGTTGCATGGAAAAAGATTCTTGATTGTGCTTGATGACATTTGGTGTGAAGAAAGTGAGAAGTGGGACAGACTGAAACCTCCCTTCCAAGATGGTGCATCCGGGAGTCGAATCGTCGTAACTACTCGTAATGAAAAGGTTGCATCAGCGATGGGAGGGGTTCGCATACACAAGCTGACTGTCCTATCCGATGACGATTGCTGGTTAGTGTTCTGGCGCAGAGCGCTTGAGCATCGGAGTGCAGAAGAGCGTTCAGAGTTGGAAGCGATTGGAAAGGAAATCGTAAAGAAGTGTGGAGGGCTGCCTCTCGCAGCAAAGACAATAGGGAGTGCCATGCGCTCAAGAACGACGAGAAACGAGTGGGAGCTTGTCTTGGAAAGCGACATATGGAATTCACATGATTTCTTACAAGGCATTTTACCAGCTTTGTTACTCAGCTACCATGACTTGCTTCCTGCTTTGAAGCAATGCTTCGCATATTTCTCCATCTTCCCCAAAGATTGGGTGATAGAGAAGGATGTGACAGTGAAGTTATGGGTGGCACAAGGTTTTATCCGATCCGAAGAAATTGGTGGTCGGTATTTCAATGATCTACTAATACGGTCGTTGCTTCAAGATGCAGAACTGGACGATGACAAGAACATAGTCAagtgcaagatgcatgatttagttcatgATCTTGCAAAATCCGTTGCAGGAAGTGAATGTTCACTGGTGGATATCAGAGAACAAGCCTCGCTGAACCCAAGCAATCTCCGCCATTCTTTTTTATATGTCAGTGATGAAGAAGTGGCTTCCATTTGGCCCACCTTGTATAAGGCTAACAAGTTGCGGACGTTGCTATGCGACTCAAGAATCTACATGCCTAGGGTGCCGAACAATTTATTTAATCATTTCAGACACCTTAGGGCATTGGACTTGAGTTACACTAGCATTCAGAAATTACCTGGAACAGTAGGAAAATTGAAGCAGTTGAGATATCTTGATTTATCTTTGACAGACATAAAGAAGTTGCCGGAGGGGGTGGGAAAATTGAAGCAGTTGAGATATCTTGATTTATCTCAGGCAGAGATAGAGGAGTTGCCTGAGGAGGTGAGTAATTGTGTAAATTTACAGACCTTGAAACTGCATTACTGTCGTCAGCTAAAAAAGCTTCCGAAAGGGTTGGGAAAAATGATTAACCTGCGACATCTAGATTTAGAAGGCACTGACGAGCTGAAGTACTTACCGCAGGGCATAGGGAGGCTAAGTAGCCTTCGGACGATAACAAAGTTGATAGTGGAGGGTGGCATCGAAGGATGTAAATGGGGAGAAGTGAAACAACTGATCAATCATCTTCAAGGAAGACTCCAAATTATTGGGTTGGAAAAAGTCAAGAGCAGGGACGAAGCTAGGGAGGCAGAACTGTATAAGCAGCAGGATATTTATGCTATATTATATGAATACAGAGGTGATGAAgcgttggatgatgatgaggtgaaCAGAATGGAGGTCGTGCTTGAAATCCTGAAGCCCCACACAAACTTGAAAAGGTTGAAAATAGAGGGATACAGAGGTTGGAACCTTCCCAAGTGGATAGAGGATCCGGTGTTCTCCAATCTAGTGGAGGTGGAGCTCTGGTCTTGTAACAAGTGTAAACAATTGCCAGGTCTTGGTAAACTACCTTCCCTTAAATCCCTTCATATTGTGGAAATGGAAGAGGTGAGAAAGGTGGGTGGTGAGTTTAGTGGGGATGATAATAATGATGGAAGTGGTGGTGTCGTGTCATTCCCAAAGCTCCAGACCCTCCGCTTCCAAAACATGCCAAACTGGGAGGAGTGGGAATTGATCGGAGATGGAGAGTGTATGCGATCACTCCAGGAATTACGAATGGATGAATGTCCAAAGCTGAAGGAGTTGCCCGGTAATCTTCCACCCCGCCTCCGGAAGCTGATTTTAACGATAGGTAATGATGGGTTGGAATCGGGTGGGCCCTTACCCATCCTCCCCAACCTTAACCATCTGGTGATTAGTCGTAATCCAGAGCTGACATCGTTCCCTTGTGGTTGGTTGGGGcaactcaaagccctccaaaAACTGAAGATCTGGTTTTGTTCAGATTTAAGGTCTCTACCAGAGGAGTTGCAACACCTCAGCATGCTTCAACAATTGGAGATAGTGTTCTGTCCACTCTTACAACAGCGCTAcagagaaggaggagaagatcggGACAAGATTGCCCACATCCCCGATATCAGAATCAGTGCTCCCCTTGGAGGTTTACTTAAAATGCTTTACGGTGATGTGGCTCCAAGAAGATGA